A segment of the Deltaproteobacteria bacterium genome:
GGTGCAGGGGGCATATGGCTCGTGTCCCTCGGCACCGGAGAGGGCCGTGTGAAGCATGCCGATATTGAAGAACCCCTTCCTGGCCTCCGGGTACCGCTCGGCAAGGTTCTCCATCACGTCTCTCTTGGCGAACCCCTGACCGTGAATGGCAACTCCGAAATCGTCTAATATGATGGTCTCCGGGGATTTCGTGGACAGAACCCTCACGTTGTCTGGCAGGCGGAGGGACTTGGTAATACGGCTCTCGGCGTCGTGGTTACCGTAAATAATGTAGACC
Coding sequences within it:
- a CDS encoding DNA repair exonuclease produces the protein MEFKFIVASDIHLDSPLQGLSLYEGAPLDVLRGATREALGNLVSLAIEEKVAFVFLSGDLYDGDWKDYHTGLFFSQQLSRLREAGIKVYIIYGNHDAESRITKSLRLPDNVRVLSTKSPETIILDDFGVAIHGQGFAKRDVMENLAERYPEARKGFFNIGMLHTALSGAEGHEPYAPCT